Part of the Sporomusa termitida genome, AATAGATATTACAGTGGGTATGGCATTCTTTGCCAATCTGGCTGACTTCCAGCAGCACCCCGCCAATCTTTATTTTTGTACCGATCGGTAAGACCGGCAGGGTGAGCCCTTCGGTAGTAATATTCTCAGCAAAATCACCAGGGTGAACATCCAACCCCATTTGCCGCATTTTTTCAATGCTTTCTAAAGCCAGCAGACTTACCTGCCGGTGCTGAAAGCCGGCATGAGCATCGCCTTCGAGGCCAAGTCCGGGCAAAAGTATAGCCTGGCCGACATTTTTCTTACGCTCGCCTTTATTTTTACT contains:
- a CDS encoding MOSC domain-containing protein, which translates into the protein MQGKIVAVCTSKNKGERKKNVGQAILLPGLGLEGDAHAGFQHRQVSLLALESIEKMRQMGLDVHPGDFAENITTEGLTLPVLPIGTKIKIGGVLLEVSQIGKECHTHCNIYYQAGDCVMPKEGIFAIVLAGGPVAAGDTIEVMRNV